Proteins from one Setaria italica strain Yugu1 chromosome V, Setaria_italica_v2.0, whole genome shotgun sequence genomic window:
- the LOC101785007 gene encoding LOW QUALITY PROTEIN: kinetochore protein NDC80 homolog (The sequence of the model RefSeq protein was modified relative to this genomic sequence to represent the inferred CDS: inserted 1 base in 1 codon), translating to MEATTWLDSGSFSLHFQLGGYKDSHDARSSLLRRFGIYLWLGGYQSSHNPGSSRHNGVDEEYLSTAWMNGEAAVATARALEKEAQELEAEVNNLTSGPSRREXLKAEKEAFSADVHKFEALIKIGKAKVNEREEELADLEKELEAKVLDARHTTAENEELLKKLDTQVMSVGDIERMHREMLWIENEIARSENKKSSLEDECWDLDSKLVTKLESLDGLVEQCNNALKGWNQYLINLKGSSPDEMLGTGYKTVLKPALKAHAEEKKRITVSNLAELVDLQKQVQESAKILEEEKSLFTNIALHFVVQINMLAALNLLDHEISKDDSRCKGDSRRVKDELEKEYGALRSIEKEADDVLKNSEKRLQDALRKEEEETQVAANVLLQLLDSIAEHKELMEATIAQRRNDLYAAADFGPVCIRL from the exons ATGGAGGCCACGACGTGGCTG GACTCCGGCAGCTTCAGCCTCCACTtccagctcgggggctacaaggaTAGCCACGACGCTAGAAGTAGTCTCCTTCGCCGCTTCGGTATCTatctctggctcgggggctaccaaaGTAGCCACAACCCCGGAAGTAGTCGCCACAATGGGGTTGATGAGGAGTACCTCTCCACAGCCTGGATGAACGGTGAGGCTGCCGTTGCAACAGCCCGTGCTCTGGAGAAGGAGGCGCAGGAACTGGAGGCTGAGGTGAATAATCTCACCTCTGGTCCCTCACGGCGAG GACTAAAGGCGGAGAAGGAAGCCTTCAGTGCAGACGTCCACAAGTTTGAGGCGTTGATAAAGATCGGGAAAGCTAAGGTCAACGAAAGGGAAGAGGAGTTGGCGGATCTAGAGAAGGAGCTTGAGGCAAAAGTGTTGGATGCCCGACACACTACGGCTGAAAACGAGGAGCTGTTGAAGAAGCTGGACACACAAGTGATGAGCGTGGGAGATATAGAGAGGATGCATAGGGAGATGCTGTGGATTGAGAATGAGATTGCCAGATCCGAGAACAAGAAGTCATCACTGGAGGATGAGTGCTGGGATCTGGACTCGAAGCTGGTGACCAAGCTTGAGTCCCTCGACGGGCTTGTCGAGCAATGCAACAATGCCCTCAAAG GTTGGAACCAGTACCTTATAAATTTAAAGGGATCCTCACCTGATGAGATGCTGGGCACTGGTTACAAAACAGTGCTGAAACCTGCACTTAAGGCTCATGctgaggagaagaaaaggatcaCTGTCTCAAATCTTGCAGAGTTAGTTGATCTCCAGAAGCAGGTGCAAGAAAGTGCCAAAATCCTGGAGGAGGAAAAGTCCCTCTTTACAAATATTGCATTACATTTTGTAGTTCAGATAAAT ATGCTTGCTGCTTTGAATTTGTTGGATCATGAAATCTCAAAGGATGACTCAAGATGCAAAGGTGATAGTAGACGAGTGAAAGATGAGTTGGAGAAAGAGTACGGTGCGCTGAGGTCCATTGAAAAGGAGGCAGATGATGTTTTGAAG AATTCGGAGAAGAGGCTCCAAGATGCGTTACgcaaagaggaagaagaaactcAGGTAGCTGCTAATGTGCTGCTTCAGCTTCTTGATTCCATTGCCGAGCATAAAGAGCTCATGGAAGCAACTATTGCTCAGAGGAGGAACGACCTGTATGCAGCTGCTGACTTCggccccgtttgtatccgcttataa